ATTTTCATAGTTAATCCAATAAAAAATGTATCAGCCTTTTCCCACTTCTCAAGCCACAATTCTTCTAATGTGGACCCAAGAATTATTATATAGCTTTGTAGTTTCATAGGtgctaaggccagaagagagcatTAAATCATCTAGCATGACCTCCTGTATACTACACACAATTAATTTTCAGTTATTACCTGTAATAAGCCCAGTAACTTgagtttggctaaagcatatcctGCAGACAGGCATCATCTTGagctgaagacatcaagagatggagaatccactctCCCTTGGTAATTGGCTCCACTGGACAGTCACCATCACTGTGAAAAAGCATGCCTTATTTCTAACTTGAATTTGTCTCTTAAAAGCCTGGTGCTCTTTACAGGCCAGCCTTTCACTTTTTCTCTAATGTCTTCTCCCTTTATTTCTCTCCTCTCATCTTATCTgttccatcctctctctctctctgtactccATTActtcacttttcccctcacttgcTGTGTCATCCTCTCAATTCCTTGGTCCCTCGTGTTTTAATTCcctcctcaaactcctttattaCCCTTCTTTAAAGACCCTTTTCTTCCACCAGTCTCCTCAAGATGGAATGAAATAGTTCAGCCATATCCCCCTTGTGTTGTTCCTTTTGGATATAACAGGATCAGGGTTAGGTGTGACCAGATCTTTAGAGATGGCTCCAGGGCCCATCTGGCAACCTACTACAGGACATAATGTTGAGGTTTTAGTTGGCGGTGCTCTTCACAGCATGGTGCTAGGCTGCTGACAAGGTGGGGCTTTTTCCCTAGCTGAGACAAAAATCAACGTGATGAGTACTTTGGGATCCtctgactcccccccccccccgccccaagagTGGTGTAAATGCAGCATAGTGTATATCATGAGAGATGTGCTAAGCTTGTAGCTGCCAGATCTAGAGTTCATTTCTAAGTGGCACTGCTACAAGATCTCAGataagtcactttgcctctgctTCTGTCCTGTCTCCTCTTGTATTCTTAAGATTTCCCCCCCCTTTAGCACCCCACAATACCTGGACTAAATATGCAGATTAGATTCTTGATCTGATCAGATCTGACATTATACATGTAGCagctagaagccccagtcattgACCAGGGTCTCACTGTTCTAGATATCTTACAAACGTTGCACAAAACCAGTCCACATTCAGAAACAAGGTTTCCATATTAACAGCCCCCAGAAAACTAGAGAAGCAGCTTGGCATTCAGGTCAGCAATTTAAAAACCTAGATCCCTGGCTCAGCTATCACACCATCCTCAGGACATCAGATGCCCTGTGACTTTTATTCCCATAAAGTAGAACTGGATTGTGAAGTAACTGTTGCAACAAGACTAAACAATAAGagcaacaaattaaaaaatggtgTCCAATTTTGAGCCCTCAGCTGTTTTAGCAGTGCTGCCCATCCAaaattccagctgaagtcagtgggagctgttagTGCTCAGGGCCTCTGAAAGTCCAGCATTAGCGGTCTCACATTTGCTACCTGTATCAtctcccccaccttgcctcttACAAGCTTCAGTGGTAAGAGTACATGGTGTCAAGCCATTCAATGGGTACTCCTGTATTTAGCTAGAAACGTTCTCTGGGATAGATTATAGTACAAGCCTGAGTAACAGGTGTCTCAGTTAAAGAATGAATCCTACCTATGTCTAGGTTGGGGACTTTATAGTCAAATAGCTACTTAGTGACCTCATAATTAGCAGTATACATTCACAAGTGTCTACAAGATCCTCCTAGACTCCTTCACTTTAGAAGGAAAGCTACTGAGCTAAGTGAAATAATAGCCTCTCTCCAATTAGACTGGCACAAATTGAATTAAATAGGAACACACACTAGCTAACAATAATTAAGGAAGTAGACTTTGGGGGAATTATTTTGTAAGGACAGTGACAAATTGGGTGCTTATCTCTCCCTTAAGTTCTAACTACTGTTTGAGTTAGAATAAACTATTTTTTACTCACAAAAAGTATAGCTCCTCTTAATGGGTAATAGGTGTAGACTGCACTGTACCAGTTTCCGTACATGGGAAGTACTGGAAGTCTCAAGAAGATGCCcgtttttaaatttaaacctgTTTGTTGTTGGATTAGGGAAGTGTAAGAACTGTGTCAAGTCTGAAATCACCATTTCCCCTAAAGTTTCTCCATAAAGCTGCATGGTGACAATTGGATCGCTCTCTTAATGGTTTCCAGAAAAGTTGTTTTTAACATAAAAAGTCAGATTACAGTCATGTGGTAACAAGGATTTATTTGTTGAAGTATCAATGTCCAGAGGGAGGTGGTTCTGAATTGTTTAAACAAGAACCATAACAGCTGACAACTGCTGAGGTGCTGCAACAAAGCTCTTATTGTAAGATTTAGACAATGAAGATAGCTCTAGCAAGAAGGATGTCATACAGTATATCCAGTAGCTGGGTGTAAGAGAAAGTGCTGCTTCAGGCTTTTCTTTAAAGGAGGTCTGTTTTTAGACAGAGTCATCTATAAAGTTGGATTTTGTTAATGTATTGTCATACCAGTTCCAGAAATAATTCACTTGTGATAATAGCACGGTGCAGCTTTATTAAGTCAGTCAGTTACAGTAGTATCTTATGAGGCTGGGACAGAGTCAGATTTTGAAGTGTAACATTCAGCATGGAATAGTATAGTACATATTCCTTTCACAAACATGTCTTACAGAGCTTATACAGTACCAGCCATCAGCCCAGTAGCAAGTGCACTGGAGTAGAAAAGGATGCAACAAGAAGATAGCTACACTGGAAAGACAACACTTTAGAAAAAGTGAAACATGTAAGTTCTCCCCTTTAGTCCCCAAAGCAAGTATACAGTTTGGATCTAACTATCCAGCTCTACATCAGTTTTCTAAtaattcaacaaaaaaacccactggcCAATACAGTCTTTGGATATTTAAGGGAGGTGGAGAGTCATTTTCCAGAATGAAGTTAGTCAGTTTCGTTCTCACCAGGTTCTTTGCCTTCTTTGTTCTTTCGTACTTCTTCAATATGCTTGTCCTGAAGAAAGGAAAGGTGATTGACCGATTAGTTGTTTGAATTAATCTACTAAAGAAACCAAGACTCTAGGTTTGTAGCAGCACTCATGCCTACACTTCAGCTGCCACATCCTCCAATTCCACCTTCACATCTGACCCCCAACTGATGGGATGAACTGTAGCATATGCCACGGTTTTGAAGATCAGTGactttttgcttccttttttaaagtgCATAAATTCCCTCCTGTCCCTCTTTCCAAAAGAATTACTATAGGTCTTTCGGGGATTTAATAAAATAATCCTCTTTAGTGTGGAGACTGACCAAAAGATACACTCCCAGGCCTCCAGATGTCTATTTAGACAATTACCCCACTCTGCCAAATTAGTGGTTATGTTTAGTTGGTTAGCATAGAAAAGAACATAAACGAGTTCTTTCCAAGTGGGAATTAGAACTCTACACCTACTTTCTCCCTCAAGCGCTCCAGTTTAGCAGCCatttgtgcctctctgttttctttgttaGCTTCCATTTTGTGGGTCAGCTTctcttctgccattttgctgAAGTTATTATTTTCTTCAATTGCTTTCTGAAGCACTTCTTTTTCATGCTCTCGTTTCTCAGCTAATTGCTTCAAGACTTCTGCTTCATGAGACTAACAAGATAGACCATGCATGTTTAGACATAAGACAGATGAACTATATAGCAAGGTACCCAATTGTAGTTGTCTACATTGGAGACAACATAATGTTTTCTACTGACTATTTCATTTGTGATTGTAGTCTTAATACATATCAGAAACAAATCCCCAGTGCTTTCCTCCTCTACTTGCCCAGATTCCATCACAGCTGAGTACACAAGAAAATAAGTTCTTGCAATTAAGTATAGGAATCTGGTAAACTAGATcacttctgaaagaaaaaaggcaCATTGCTGCCAAGTTTTCTGGATGATTCTATCCTCCTCCAGTCACTGTATATTTTAGCATAAACCCATGGACACTAGAGACTATGCAAATATCAGATGTTATGTTTATGCTAAAAAGCCTTTGCATTTATCACCCTCCTAATTATTATAATTAGAAATTTGAAGCTGTGTCTCAATAGCAGGTCCCATGTCAAGTCCAACTTTCAACCATGTACTTTGTATCAGGAGTTTCAGAGATTTACTAGTAGCCAGATTTTTCTGGGAGAAGGAGTCCAAGACTTTCCTCATGAATTAAGAGGTAGGAGAAGAATTAGATGGAAGACCAGCTTTCAGTAAACTTTAGGAGATCACAGAGTAACATTGTCTCTCCCTATTAAATGTCCCACCACCCCCATGTTTCGGGCAACCCTGAAAGGTCACTTTGGGAATGAAGTTCAGGTCTTGCAGATACATTTAACACAAGCGAGTGAAGCTTTAAAAATTCTACTGCAATCCATTTAACAAGCAAACATTCTCCTGCTCTTTTGCAGCACTGTACTAGCACGTGAGTAGCTGGCTGGTTGTCCAAACTAACAAGTGCCTATATTAAGATTGAAAATACTCCAAGTTTAGATTTATCAGaaaaagtttgtttatttttaaaagtgagcttTACCCGACTGGCCCTTGTAGCTACTGTTACTTTGGATTTACCTTGCGTCTCTCTTCTGCAGCTTCCAACTTCTTCTGAATTTCTTCCAGTGAAAGATCTTTCTTctttggaggggagaggggaaattctGGGACTGCTTCTTTTGAACGAGGACTGAGTATCAGCTCAAATGCCTGCCCAGAGGCACGCTTTTCCAGCTCCTTCACCTGAATATCTAAGAGAATGACAAGACACATTGGTCCTTTGAGTCAACTTAAGTGTTGGACTTTACATCATTACACTGGATTCTTAGGTTTAGATTCATGAAGCTGACTGATGAAGCAAGAGTTTAAAATAAGCAGATTAGCTTGTTTTAGGCAGCAGCATAAGCCAACAATACATTTGTTTCTTAAGTCACATAGCCACAACAGTATCTGTACAACTTTACACATAATTTATCCTCACATAACATGCTAGTTAGATGAGCAAGTctctccactttacagatggagaactaaAGGACCaagattaaataacttgccccaggtcccacagaAAGCTGTGGTAGAGCCAGGCATTGAATcctggtctcccaagtcccagtacAGTGCTTTAGCTGGCAGGCCAGCCTTCCTTCCAGAACTTCAGACAATATTTCTCAGAAGAGTGGCTCCTAAACTCCTGCAGAACTGACTTGTCTGCTTATAGGATTTAAGGCATCACATCCGCATCTTATAGTCACTTTCATCAACCATACTAGATAGCAGAtagctttcagttcatctgcatgCTACCAGACAAAGCTTTTCATGTGTTTTCACACGCATTTAAAGTTTTCTTAACCTCTGCATTAAGAGACAGAAGAATAGTACTTTGCTCAGTGCTTATTTAACATCAAAATTAGGTTAGTGAAGAAACTTCCCTTTCATTCAAAATATATACAAATTGAGAAGATACAATACAGGAATATTCAATAAAGTGTTCTTAACACATTACATACCAGAAGAAGCCATGACTACGAAGTTAGACACCAGAAATGTGCTCTGGAAAGACTCCAATCAGTGGAACCCCTAAGTAATTAATAGTCATTAATTCTTTGAGTAAATAACCATAAGAGTTCATAAAATTGCTTTACACACCAGAATGCAACTCCCATCAAAATCCCTTTGTGTTACAATAAGAGAATACTGAAGAGATTCATTACTACAAccagatgacccttgtggtcccatCTAACCATATGATTTGAGAATTTGTGGCCAATCTAGGCAGTTGGAGAAGTTTCCATTATTCTAGTGCCTCTAGGCCCAGTTGATTTCCTGAATATTTTCAGTCCTTGTTTGCACTTCTAAATTGCAAAGGCCACAAGTGTTTAGTCCAATAAATTTCTCCGCCCCCACAAAGGGCTACTAATCCTGCTTTTTCACCAAAAATTACGTCATTTCATAAACTGGGGAAAGTAACGTATTTTAAATTTCAGGGGTGGCACTGTAGACAAAGGATGTGGACTCAAGACTACAGCCTGTTCCCAGTTTCAGAGAATTGCAGTGACAATTTAGGCTTAGTCAACACTATATTTAAGACTACAATGAGACAACTAGTCATAAGACAGCTGTCTCTCAAGATACTTTAAGTTTTGGTTGTGCTTGTGCAAATAGTATAAAAATAAGGGAAATCTGATCCTATGGCTAGTACCTATCTACTGAAGAGAACTCAAGCCACATTATATAGCATGCTTGAAGCACAACCATTTTGTAACACTTAGCTCTTAAAGTCATTTTCcacccaaagatctcaaagcactttacaaacatggacagtatcattatccccattttaatgtggaagtggaggcacagagggggaagtgacttacccaaggacccagagccaggaacagaactcagatttGAGTTCCAGTCCAGCATTCTATCCAGAGGATCCACTGGATACAGGCCAGCTAcaagtgcctcagtttacccatgtACAAAAATGGGTACAATCCCACTGATGTTGACTCTGTTTAGAATGGTTATTTAGAAGTCattggatgaaaagcactacatgaTACTCTGCACTTTTAAAGATTGACAGCTGAACCATTTTCTTTAATGCCAGATTATGATAGCCTCACTAAAATAAGAGTAGAAATAATTTCAAAACCACAAAAGCATGACTGACAGTTGAGGTCAGTGAGACAGCTATGAAGAGCTGGATCATTAAACAGGGAAGAACAGAACCCGATCAACAGCTACAGATGGGCAAGGACTGTAAGCCCGGAACAGTAGGGCGGGGGGGACCCCCTTTGCAACAGGACAGACGGACAGGGCTCTGGAGGAGAAATGCTGGAGCAgtctggcgggggggagggaggggagggggcgggcaATCGCCAGACAGTGCGGGGTGCCGGCTGTAGCTCATGGGGCGGGGCCAGGACCGGCCCAATCACAATACCACGTACGGAACAGGCAGATGCCCCATACAGCCACTCAGAAGCGAGGGTGACGCAGAACTCGCTTGAAGCCCCTCCCTCGGCACGCGCGTTTCGAACAGCACCGAATTCAAACCGCTGGAGAGCGCGCGCAGGGGataggggagggggcggagctaACTGTAACATCCGGGCACCTGGGTACCCCCTCCCCAGCTACTCCTCCTGCCCGTTTCCCCTGATAGGGGCCACCGCCTTCCGCGCGCCAAAAGTCCTCGCGCGGCGACCCCTTCCTCCGGGGCGCCTCCCCCCGGCTCGGCCCCTGCCCTGCGACCTACGGGCCGGATTCGGTCCCTTCCGCGCCCCTCCCCTCGCAGCCAGGCGGCCGCGGTCCCCACTAATGCACCGAGGGCGGCCGAGCTCGCTGGGCACCGCCCCTTCCCCGCGAACAATGGCGGGGTCCTgtcagaggagggagggaatcGGGGACAGCCGCCGCCTGATCCCACCCCCTCTACCCCTCCGTAGGGAACCGCCCCGGGTCCCCCGCCCAGACGGCCGCGCGGACAATAGAGCCCGAGTCGGCGGGGacgctccatccccacccccccggctCATTGTCTCCCACAGCCCCGTCCTCTTTGtcagccccactccctccgcGCCGCGACGCCGCGGGCGGGGACCGGGCGCTCCCTTCACACGGGGAAAGCGCGGAGCCACCGCCTCGCCCGCGCGACAAGGCGGCCGCGGCCCCTGACGGAGACTGACTCACTTCCGCGCTGCGGAGGACACAACCCCCCCCCATTGGCTCCGACCGTCCCCTCCAGCGCCTAACGGCAAGGGGGGGTCCCTCCCGCGACTCCCGCCCACGGACACCCACCCTCCCTCCGCCACCATGGGCTCCCTCGCAGACACCGACCCGCTGCTTCCCCTGGACACCCTCTGCGCTGTTCCGTCCTGTCGCCCCTCGCTCACCCACCTGCTCCGTCCGCGCCGCTGGCCACACTCCGCTCCCAAccgacctgctgctcacaaaagCGCCAAACAATGGCACGTgaccagccccgccccgcccccattGGCCGAGAGCGGCGGCACGTGTCGCCcggtggggggcggaggggggctcGCGCGCCCCCTTCgcctggtgcattgtgggagctaTAGTCCACAAAACAGTGCGTGGGGGGCCAATGGGGGAGGGCCGGGGAAGGTGCTGGGGCCAGGGGGGGTTGGGGGCCAGGGGCTGCCCCAGCTCGGCTCCTCCGCGCGCTGCGGCACGCGCACCTCGCCTCTGCCTCACCGTCCCCAcgtgtgaaatggggataacggGACTCCCTTTGTCTCCTTCTCCAAgccctgtctctgcctgggctgaCGCCCCGTGCAAGGGCTCCGTCCCTGCAACCACTCCCTGAAACCCACTTGTCCTGGGAGGATCCCAAACTGCGAGCCACGTGCCAGCCCTAACCCTTGCAGGGGCAGCTGCAGGAAGGCTCTGTCCAGCGCTGAGGCTCCCAGGCTGTCCGGGGCTTTGTCCATCTTTCAGGAGGaaagtgctcagggcagggacagatCAATGCTACTAGGCGCTGAGCGACCTCAGCTCCACTCGGGGTGCTGCAACCAAATGCCTTGCTGGGGAGCggggaagtcagtggaaattgagGCTGCTCCGACCCATTTGAAAGGGGTTCTCAGCACAGCAACATGCCCTGTTTGTGCCTTGCGCTTTGGGCTGGGATTTAGCCTAATGAATACCTAATTCAGAGGGGAGTAGTTCAGCTTCATGGAAGATGCTACAAAAGGGCTAATTATTATATGCCACCTGCTGTAATTTGTATGAAGCCATAAATGTACCTGTTACTTCAATGCAAGTGGAATACAGGAAAGAGAAATCAGAGTGAAACATGTTCCCCCAAaacaatttacaatctaaattgtACCAAGTACCAAGAGGTAGTATAATATGATAAATCCTTTGCACTTCCATAGTATCTTTTAGCCAGAGGACTCAACATGCTTCATTGAAGCTTTCCCTAagccacacagccctgcctgtGAAGGAGGTAAATATTATTAGGGTACAATACAGTTAAAGAATGACATGCAGCCTTCAGTGATGGTTTTTGTTACATGCAGTGCACTTAGCCAATGACTCACAGATTTGTGCAGTTACGCTGGAAACCCCTGCAGCCATTCCGCTAGCCAGCTAGTCTGATTTCTTCATCCATAAAGATCATTTTATAATTACATACATGTAGGCTGCCTTAAGAACCATCCCTATCTGTGTTAAGGGGTACATTAGGAACAATTCTGGTGCTGAGGTATTGAATTACTAAGCATAGCTAAGTGGTTCA
Above is a genomic segment from Chelonoidis abingdonii isolate Lonesome George chromosome 25, CheloAbing_2.0, whole genome shotgun sequence containing:
- the STMN1 gene encoding stathmin, translating into MASSDIQVKELEKRASGQAFELILSPRSKEAVPEFPLSPPKKKDLSLEEIQKKLEAAEERRKSHEAEVLKQLAEKREHEKEVLQKAIEENNNFSKMAEEKLTHKMEANKENREAQMAAKLERLREKDKHIEEVRKNKEGKEPGENETD